Proteins found in one Coffea eugenioides isolate CCC68of chromosome 5, Ceug_1.0, whole genome shotgun sequence genomic segment:
- the LOC113771863 gene encoding uncharacterized protein LOC113771863: MNGLRVEELYYKLVEQPPKNLGELLTRAHAAANAEEAGRLKRESDRELGDRRGRGNPPEIKGGQARKNVFDRLSKDKAHAQPPLPEKGYTPLTRPRAQLLAVMEAEGLGGRPPKMGMPPNKRNQDRYCAFHRDAGHDTEGCWALRKEIEDLIQRGFLGRFVQPGRPGQKRGRAYREERGEGYPRDRPERRDAARDYSPGQGIQNLAGVINTIAGGPTGGDSHTARKNRRPPQTEMIR, from the coding sequence ATGAACGGGCTAAGGGTAGAGGAGCTCTACTACAAGCTTGTCGAACAGCCCCCCAAGAATTTGGGAGAGCTCTTGACCCGGGCTCACGCCGCCGCTAACGCAGAGGAGGCCGGCCGCCTGAAACGAGAGTCAGATCGGGAACTCGGGGACCGGAGAGGAAGGGGAAACCCCCCTGAAATCAAGGGCGGTCAAGCCCGGAAGAACGTCTTCGATCGCCTCTCTAAGGATAAAGCCCACGCTCAACCGCCGCTCCCGGAAAAAGGGTATACACCCCTGACTCGGCCGAGGGCACAGCTCCTGGCTGTAATGGAAGCAGAGGGTCTCGGAGGACGGCCGCCCAAGATGGGGATGCCCCCGAATAAAAGAAACCAGGACCGGTACTGTGCCTTCCACCGTGATGCAGGGCATGATACGGAGGGATGCTGGGCCTTGCGGAAGGAGATTGAAGACCTAATCCAGCGTGGTTTCCTGGGGCGGTTTGTGCAGCCAGGTCGGCCGGGCCAGAAGCGTGGACGTGCCTACCGCGAAGAGAGGGGTGAGGGCTACCCCCGCGACCGACCTGAGAGGCGTGACGCGGCTCGAGATTACTCCCCCGGCCAGGGCATCCAGAACCTGGCAGGGGTTATAAACACTATAGCCGGGGGTCCCACGGGGGGAGACAGCCATACAGCTCGGAAGAACAGGCGACCCCCCCAGACGGAGATGATTCGCTGA
- the LOC113770246 gene encoding protein MEI2-like 5 isoform X1, whose product MKSFRLWILIPVYFTCILYAESALMEQASKSSNLRDEGPLDNPLANISGKERNAWRIPLRTGAYHASSDASLFSSSLPVLPHAKLNYGDSEQSLQSVDDGLPNLTKLNLEDDGKDVFEGSEPSPIGNLLPGDEEELLAGVMDDFDLSELPTQVEDLDDDIFGSGGGLEMEAEPQENLINGLSKLSLPDGIPGNSTVHYAVPNGVGSVAGEHPYGEHPSRTLFVRNINSNVEDSELRSLFEQYGDIRTLYTACKHRGFVMISYYDIRAARTAMRGLQNKPLRRRRLDIHFSIPKDNPSEKDINQGTLVVFNLDASVSNDDLRQIFGAYGEIKEIRETPHKRHHKFIEFFDVRAADAALKALNRSDIAGKRIKLEPSRPGGARRNLMQQLSQELEHDETRSLRHQVGSPVANSPPGWPNFGSPVEPAPLHGYGQSHGLGSINTMSSNPLPGLASILPGHVSSPGKIAPIGKESGRVSHMNQLVTDKKPAPGVLIENSYSIPKQKLSPSPGPVSPFLDLNSNSSGIGTLSGPQFLWGSPTIQAERANSSTWSTSTVGHPFASGRHGQGHPYSSRQGSFLASHHHVGSAPSGIPLERRFGFLPESPDASYMSQVPFGSAGLSPNNGNHLMNMGALNIGLPLSGSFSEGGSPSSRMMSLSRNGPLFFGNGSYGGIGTTNLEGLAERGRNRRIEGGNQIDNKKQYLLDLEKIVKGEDTRTTLMIKNIPNKYTSKMLLAAIDETHKGTYDFLYLPIDFKNKCNVGYAFINMVSPSHIISFYEVFNGKKWEKFNSEKVASLAYARIQGKTALVAHFQNSSLMNEDKRCRPILFQSEGEGIGDQEIFPSSNLNICIRQPDGSYTGDSLDSPKGTFDEKLEKS is encoded by the exons ATGAAATCTTTTAGACTCTGGATACTTATACCAGTATACTTCACCTGCATTCTGTATGCAGAAAGTGCTTTGATGGAGCAGGCCTCAAAAAGTTCTAATTTACGTGATGAAG GTCCCTTGGACAATCCATTAGCTAATATTTCTGGAAAGGAGAGAAATGCATGGAGGATTCCCCTTCGTACTGGTGCTTATCATGCATCAAGTGATGCAAGCTTATTCTCTAGCTCGTTACCTGTCCTCCCACATGCAAAGT TAAATTATGGTGACTCCGAACAAAGTCTTCAATCAGTTGATGATGGGCTTCCTAACTTAACTAAACTTAATCTTGAAGATGACGGTAAAGATGTATTTGAAGGTAGTGAACCAAGTCCAATTGGTAACTTGCTTCCTGGTGATGAGGAGGAGTTATTAGCTGGTGTAATGGATGATTTTGACCTCAGTGAGTTGCCTACTCAAGTGGAGGATTTGGACGATGATATCTTTGGCAGTGGTGGGGGACTAGAAATGGAAGCTGAACCCCAAGAAAACCTCATTAATGGTCTGTCAAAGTTGAGCTTGCCTGACGGTATTCCTGGAAACAGTACCGTGCACTATGCTGTTCCAAACGGCGTGGGAAGTGTTGCTGGAGAACACCCATATGGAGAGCATCCTTCTAGGACGTTATTCGTCCGGAACATTAATAGTAATGTGGAGGACTCAGAATTGAGATCTCTCTTTGAG CAATATGGGGATATTAGAACTTTATATACTGCTTGTAAGCATAGAGGGTTTGTGATGATATCTTACTATGATATCCGAGCTGCTCGAACTGCAATGCGTGGATTGCAAAACAAGCCTTTACGACGAAGAAGACTCGATATTCATTTTTCCATCCCCAAG GATAATCCATCAGAGAAGGACATTAATCAAGGAACTCTTGTAGTTTTTAATTTGGATGCATCAGTATCAAATGATGACCTCCGTCAAATATTTGGAGCTTATGGGGAAATTAAAGAG ATCCGAGAAACTCCACATAAACGGCATCATAAGTTCATCGAGTTTTTTGATGTTAGAGCTGCAGATGCAGCTCTTAAGGCATTAAATAGGAGTGACATTGCTGGGAAACGCATAAAACTTGAACCTAGCCGGCCTGGTGGAGCCCGTAGAAA CCTGATGCAGCAGCTGAGTCAAGAGCTGGAACATGATGAAACTCGATCCTTACGACATCAAGTCGGTTCGCCTGTTGCAAATTCTCCTCCTG GTTGGCCCAATTTTGGGAGTCCTGTTGAACCAGCTCCATTGCATGGTTATGGTCAGTCTCATGGTTTGGGATCTATAAACACCATGAGCAGCAATCCTTTACCTGGACTGGCCTCAATTCTTCCAGGCCACGTATCAAGCCCCGGGAAAATTGCACCAATTGGTAAAGAATCTGGAAGGGTAAGCCACATGAACCAATTAGTAACTGATAAAAAACCAGCACCAGGAGTTTTGATTGAGAATTCTTATTCTATTCCTAAGCAGAAGTTAAGCCCAAGTCCTGGGCCTGTCTCCCCTTTCCTTGACTTGAACTCCAACTCCTCTGGTATTGGAACACTTTCTGGTCCACAGTTTCTTTGGGGAAGTCCTACTATTCAAGCAGAACGAGCAAATTCTTCTACTTGGTCAACATCAACTGTCGGTCATCCATTTGCATCGGGTAGACATGGACAAGGCCATCCATATTCCAGTCGACAAGGCTCATTCCTTGCTTCACATCATCATGTAGGATCTGCTCCATCAGGAATTCCTTTGGAAAGACGTTTTGGTTTTCTACCCGAGTCACCAGATGCATCCTACATGAGCCAAGTTCCATTTGGAAGTGCGGGTTTGAGTCCCAATAATGGAAACCATCTGATGAATATGGGGGCTCTGAATATTGGTTTGCCTCTTAGTGGAAGCTTCAGTGAAGGTGGTTCTCCAAGTTCTAGGATGATGTCACTGTCACGGAATGGACCCTTATTTTTTGGAAATGGATCTTATGGAGGAATAGGGACAACCAACCTTGAGGGATTAGCTGAGCGTGGTCGAAATCGTAGGATTGAGGGTGGGAATCAGATAGACAACAAGAAACAGTATCTGCTTGATTTGGAGAAAATAGTTAAGGGGGAAGATACTAGGACTACTTTAATGATTAAAAACATCCCCAACAA GTACACCTCAAAGATGTTACTTGCCGCTATTGATGAAACTCACAAGGGTACCTATGATTTCCTCTACTTGCCAATAGATTTTAAG AACAAATGCAACGTTGGTTATGCCTTCATCAACATGGTGTCTCCTTCACATATAATCTCCTTCTATGAG GTTTTCAATGGCAAGAAATGGGAAAAGTTTAACAGTGAAAAGGTTGCTTCCTTGGCATACGCACGTATCCAGGGAAAGACTGCACTGGTTGCGCATTTCCAGAATTCAAGCTTAATGAATGAAGATAAGCGATGCCGTCCAATTCTTTTCCAGTCAGAAGGTGAAGGCATTGGTGATCAG GAGATTTTTCCATCCAGCAATCTGAATATCTGTATCCGACAGCCTGATGGATCTTACACTGGCGACTCTCTGGATAGTCCAAAAGGTACTTTTGACGAGAAGCTGGAGAAGAGTTGA
- the LOC113770246 gene encoding protein MEI2-like 5 isoform X3, with product MKSFRLWILIPVYFTCILYAESALMEQASKSSNLRDEGPLDNPLANISGKERNAWRIPLRTGAYHASSDASLFSSSLPVLPHAKLNYGDSEQSLQSVDDGLPNLTKLNLEDDGKDVFEGSEPSPIGNLLPGDEEELLAGVMDDFDLSELPTQVEDLDDDIFGSGGGLEMEAEPQENLINGLSKLSLPDGIPGNSTVHYAVPNGVGSVAGEHPYGEHPSRTLFVRNINSNVEDSELRSLFEQYGDIRTLYTACKHRGFVMISYYDIRAARTAMRGLQNKPLRRRRLDIHFSIPKDNPSEKDINQGTLVVFNLDASVSNDDLRQIFGAYGEIKEIRETPHKRHHKFIEFFDVRAADAALKALNRSDIAGKRIKLEPSRPGGARRNLMQQLSQELEHDETRSLRHQVGSPVANSPPGWPNFGSPVEPAPLHGYGQSHGLGSINTMSSNPLPGLASILPGHVSSPGKIAPIGKESGRKLSPSPGPVSPFLDLNSNSSGIGTLSGPQFLWGSPTIQAERANSSTWSTSTVGHPFASGRHGQGHPYSSRQGSFLASHHHVGSAPSGIPLERRFGFLPESPDASYMSQVPFGSAGLSPNNGNHLMNMGALNIGLPLSGSFSEGGSPSSRMMSLSRNGPLFFGNGSYGGIGTTNLEGLAERGRNRRIEGGNQIDNKKQYLLDLEKIVKGEDTRTTLMIKNIPNKYTSKMLLAAIDETHKGTYDFLYLPIDFKNKCNVGYAFINMVSPSHIISFYEVFNGKKWEKFNSEKVASLAYARIQGKTALVAHFQNSSLMNEDKRCRPILFQSEGEGIGDQEIFPSSNLNICIRQPDGSYTGDSLDSPKGTFDEKLEKS from the exons ATGAAATCTTTTAGACTCTGGATACTTATACCAGTATACTTCACCTGCATTCTGTATGCAGAAAGTGCTTTGATGGAGCAGGCCTCAAAAAGTTCTAATTTACGTGATGAAG GTCCCTTGGACAATCCATTAGCTAATATTTCTGGAAAGGAGAGAAATGCATGGAGGATTCCCCTTCGTACTGGTGCTTATCATGCATCAAGTGATGCAAGCTTATTCTCTAGCTCGTTACCTGTCCTCCCACATGCAAAGT TAAATTATGGTGACTCCGAACAAAGTCTTCAATCAGTTGATGATGGGCTTCCTAACTTAACTAAACTTAATCTTGAAGATGACGGTAAAGATGTATTTGAAGGTAGTGAACCAAGTCCAATTGGTAACTTGCTTCCTGGTGATGAGGAGGAGTTATTAGCTGGTGTAATGGATGATTTTGACCTCAGTGAGTTGCCTACTCAAGTGGAGGATTTGGACGATGATATCTTTGGCAGTGGTGGGGGACTAGAAATGGAAGCTGAACCCCAAGAAAACCTCATTAATGGTCTGTCAAAGTTGAGCTTGCCTGACGGTATTCCTGGAAACAGTACCGTGCACTATGCTGTTCCAAACGGCGTGGGAAGTGTTGCTGGAGAACACCCATATGGAGAGCATCCTTCTAGGACGTTATTCGTCCGGAACATTAATAGTAATGTGGAGGACTCAGAATTGAGATCTCTCTTTGAG CAATATGGGGATATTAGAACTTTATATACTGCTTGTAAGCATAGAGGGTTTGTGATGATATCTTACTATGATATCCGAGCTGCTCGAACTGCAATGCGTGGATTGCAAAACAAGCCTTTACGACGAAGAAGACTCGATATTCATTTTTCCATCCCCAAG GATAATCCATCAGAGAAGGACATTAATCAAGGAACTCTTGTAGTTTTTAATTTGGATGCATCAGTATCAAATGATGACCTCCGTCAAATATTTGGAGCTTATGGGGAAATTAAAGAG ATCCGAGAAACTCCACATAAACGGCATCATAAGTTCATCGAGTTTTTTGATGTTAGAGCTGCAGATGCAGCTCTTAAGGCATTAAATAGGAGTGACATTGCTGGGAAACGCATAAAACTTGAACCTAGCCGGCCTGGTGGAGCCCGTAGAAA CCTGATGCAGCAGCTGAGTCAAGAGCTGGAACATGATGAAACTCGATCCTTACGACATCAAGTCGGTTCGCCTGTTGCAAATTCTCCTCCTG GTTGGCCCAATTTTGGGAGTCCTGTTGAACCAGCTCCATTGCATGGTTATGGTCAGTCTCATGGTTTGGGATCTATAAACACCATGAGCAGCAATCCTTTACCTGGACTGGCCTCAATTCTTCCAGGCCACGTATCAAGCCCCGGGAAAATTGCACCAATTGGTAAAGAATCTGGAAGG AAGTTAAGCCCAAGTCCTGGGCCTGTCTCCCCTTTCCTTGACTTGAACTCCAACTCCTCTGGTATTGGAACACTTTCTGGTCCACAGTTTCTTTGGGGAAGTCCTACTATTCAAGCAGAACGAGCAAATTCTTCTACTTGGTCAACATCAACTGTCGGTCATCCATTTGCATCGGGTAGACATGGACAAGGCCATCCATATTCCAGTCGACAAGGCTCATTCCTTGCTTCACATCATCATGTAGGATCTGCTCCATCAGGAATTCCTTTGGAAAGACGTTTTGGTTTTCTACCCGAGTCACCAGATGCATCCTACATGAGCCAAGTTCCATTTGGAAGTGCGGGTTTGAGTCCCAATAATGGAAACCATCTGATGAATATGGGGGCTCTGAATATTGGTTTGCCTCTTAGTGGAAGCTTCAGTGAAGGTGGTTCTCCAAGTTCTAGGATGATGTCACTGTCACGGAATGGACCCTTATTTTTTGGAAATGGATCTTATGGAGGAATAGGGACAACCAACCTTGAGGGATTAGCTGAGCGTGGTCGAAATCGTAGGATTGAGGGTGGGAATCAGATAGACAACAAGAAACAGTATCTGCTTGATTTGGAGAAAATAGTTAAGGGGGAAGATACTAGGACTACTTTAATGATTAAAAACATCCCCAACAA GTACACCTCAAAGATGTTACTTGCCGCTATTGATGAAACTCACAAGGGTACCTATGATTTCCTCTACTTGCCAATAGATTTTAAG AACAAATGCAACGTTGGTTATGCCTTCATCAACATGGTGTCTCCTTCACATATAATCTCCTTCTATGAG GTTTTCAATGGCAAGAAATGGGAAAAGTTTAACAGTGAAAAGGTTGCTTCCTTGGCATACGCACGTATCCAGGGAAAGACTGCACTGGTTGCGCATTTCCAGAATTCAAGCTTAATGAATGAAGATAAGCGATGCCGTCCAATTCTTTTCCAGTCAGAAGGTGAAGGCATTGGTGATCAG GAGATTTTTCCATCCAGCAATCTGAATATCTGTATCCGACAGCCTGATGGATCTTACACTGGCGACTCTCTGGATAGTCCAAAAGGTACTTTTGACGAGAAGCTGGAGAAGAGTTGA
- the LOC113770246 gene encoding protein MEI2-like 5 isoform X2, giving the protein MEQASKSSNLRDEGPLDNPLANISGKERNAWRIPLRTGAYHASSDASLFSSSLPVLPHAKLNYGDSEQSLQSVDDGLPNLTKLNLEDDGKDVFEGSEPSPIGNLLPGDEEELLAGVMDDFDLSELPTQVEDLDDDIFGSGGGLEMEAEPQENLINGLSKLSLPDGIPGNSTVHYAVPNGVGSVAGEHPYGEHPSRTLFVRNINSNVEDSELRSLFEQYGDIRTLYTACKHRGFVMISYYDIRAARTAMRGLQNKPLRRRRLDIHFSIPKDNPSEKDINQGTLVVFNLDASVSNDDLRQIFGAYGEIKEIRETPHKRHHKFIEFFDVRAADAALKALNRSDIAGKRIKLEPSRPGGARRNLMQQLSQELEHDETRSLRHQVGSPVANSPPGWPNFGSPVEPAPLHGYGQSHGLGSINTMSSNPLPGLASILPGHVSSPGKIAPIGKESGRVSHMNQLVTDKKPAPGVLIENSYSIPKQKLSPSPGPVSPFLDLNSNSSGIGTLSGPQFLWGSPTIQAERANSSTWSTSTVGHPFASGRHGQGHPYSSRQGSFLASHHHVGSAPSGIPLERRFGFLPESPDASYMSQVPFGSAGLSPNNGNHLMNMGALNIGLPLSGSFSEGGSPSSRMMSLSRNGPLFFGNGSYGGIGTTNLEGLAERGRNRRIEGGNQIDNKKQYLLDLEKIVKGEDTRTTLMIKNIPNKYTSKMLLAAIDETHKGTYDFLYLPIDFKNKCNVGYAFINMVSPSHIISFYEVFNGKKWEKFNSEKVASLAYARIQGKTALVAHFQNSSLMNEDKRCRPILFQSEGEGIGDQEIFPSSNLNICIRQPDGSYTGDSLDSPKGTFDEKLEKS; this is encoded by the exons ATGGAGCAGGCCTCAAAAAGTTCTAATTTACGTGATGAAG GTCCCTTGGACAATCCATTAGCTAATATTTCTGGAAAGGAGAGAAATGCATGGAGGATTCCCCTTCGTACTGGTGCTTATCATGCATCAAGTGATGCAAGCTTATTCTCTAGCTCGTTACCTGTCCTCCCACATGCAAAGT TAAATTATGGTGACTCCGAACAAAGTCTTCAATCAGTTGATGATGGGCTTCCTAACTTAACTAAACTTAATCTTGAAGATGACGGTAAAGATGTATTTGAAGGTAGTGAACCAAGTCCAATTGGTAACTTGCTTCCTGGTGATGAGGAGGAGTTATTAGCTGGTGTAATGGATGATTTTGACCTCAGTGAGTTGCCTACTCAAGTGGAGGATTTGGACGATGATATCTTTGGCAGTGGTGGGGGACTAGAAATGGAAGCTGAACCCCAAGAAAACCTCATTAATGGTCTGTCAAAGTTGAGCTTGCCTGACGGTATTCCTGGAAACAGTACCGTGCACTATGCTGTTCCAAACGGCGTGGGAAGTGTTGCTGGAGAACACCCATATGGAGAGCATCCTTCTAGGACGTTATTCGTCCGGAACATTAATAGTAATGTGGAGGACTCAGAATTGAGATCTCTCTTTGAG CAATATGGGGATATTAGAACTTTATATACTGCTTGTAAGCATAGAGGGTTTGTGATGATATCTTACTATGATATCCGAGCTGCTCGAACTGCAATGCGTGGATTGCAAAACAAGCCTTTACGACGAAGAAGACTCGATATTCATTTTTCCATCCCCAAG GATAATCCATCAGAGAAGGACATTAATCAAGGAACTCTTGTAGTTTTTAATTTGGATGCATCAGTATCAAATGATGACCTCCGTCAAATATTTGGAGCTTATGGGGAAATTAAAGAG ATCCGAGAAACTCCACATAAACGGCATCATAAGTTCATCGAGTTTTTTGATGTTAGAGCTGCAGATGCAGCTCTTAAGGCATTAAATAGGAGTGACATTGCTGGGAAACGCATAAAACTTGAACCTAGCCGGCCTGGTGGAGCCCGTAGAAA CCTGATGCAGCAGCTGAGTCAAGAGCTGGAACATGATGAAACTCGATCCTTACGACATCAAGTCGGTTCGCCTGTTGCAAATTCTCCTCCTG GTTGGCCCAATTTTGGGAGTCCTGTTGAACCAGCTCCATTGCATGGTTATGGTCAGTCTCATGGTTTGGGATCTATAAACACCATGAGCAGCAATCCTTTACCTGGACTGGCCTCAATTCTTCCAGGCCACGTATCAAGCCCCGGGAAAATTGCACCAATTGGTAAAGAATCTGGAAGGGTAAGCCACATGAACCAATTAGTAACTGATAAAAAACCAGCACCAGGAGTTTTGATTGAGAATTCTTATTCTATTCCTAAGCAGAAGTTAAGCCCAAGTCCTGGGCCTGTCTCCCCTTTCCTTGACTTGAACTCCAACTCCTCTGGTATTGGAACACTTTCTGGTCCACAGTTTCTTTGGGGAAGTCCTACTATTCAAGCAGAACGAGCAAATTCTTCTACTTGGTCAACATCAACTGTCGGTCATCCATTTGCATCGGGTAGACATGGACAAGGCCATCCATATTCCAGTCGACAAGGCTCATTCCTTGCTTCACATCATCATGTAGGATCTGCTCCATCAGGAATTCCTTTGGAAAGACGTTTTGGTTTTCTACCCGAGTCACCAGATGCATCCTACATGAGCCAAGTTCCATTTGGAAGTGCGGGTTTGAGTCCCAATAATGGAAACCATCTGATGAATATGGGGGCTCTGAATATTGGTTTGCCTCTTAGTGGAAGCTTCAGTGAAGGTGGTTCTCCAAGTTCTAGGATGATGTCACTGTCACGGAATGGACCCTTATTTTTTGGAAATGGATCTTATGGAGGAATAGGGACAACCAACCTTGAGGGATTAGCTGAGCGTGGTCGAAATCGTAGGATTGAGGGTGGGAATCAGATAGACAACAAGAAACAGTATCTGCTTGATTTGGAGAAAATAGTTAAGGGGGAAGATACTAGGACTACTTTAATGATTAAAAACATCCCCAACAA GTACACCTCAAAGATGTTACTTGCCGCTATTGATGAAACTCACAAGGGTACCTATGATTTCCTCTACTTGCCAATAGATTTTAAG AACAAATGCAACGTTGGTTATGCCTTCATCAACATGGTGTCTCCTTCACATATAATCTCCTTCTATGAG GTTTTCAATGGCAAGAAATGGGAAAAGTTTAACAGTGAAAAGGTTGCTTCCTTGGCATACGCACGTATCCAGGGAAAGACTGCACTGGTTGCGCATTTCCAGAATTCAAGCTTAATGAATGAAGATAAGCGATGCCGTCCAATTCTTTTCCAGTCAGAAGGTGAAGGCATTGGTGATCAG GAGATTTTTCCATCCAGCAATCTGAATATCTGTATCCGACAGCCTGATGGATCTTACACTGGCGACTCTCTGGATAGTCCAAAAGGTACTTTTGACGAGAAGCTGGAGAAGAGTTGA
- the LOC113770441 gene encoding ribose-phosphate pyrophosphokinase 4 yields the protein MEKRDKKQVLLYHCVEAEDLARKVAAQSEFIQLQTINWRSFDDGFPNLFINNAQEIRGQHVAFLASFSSPAVIFEQLSVIFALPRLFVASFSLVLPFFPTGSFERMEEEGDVATAFTMARILSNIPISRGGPTSLVIYDIHALQERFYFGDQVLPLFETGIPLLKQRLHQLPESEKIVIAFPDDGAWKRFHKQLDHFPMVVCNKVREGDKRIVRLKEGNPKGCHVVIVDDLVQSGGTLIECQKVLVANGAAKVSAYVTHGVFPKHSWERFVHKSEDLEKAFAYFWITDSCPLTVKAISDKAPFEVLSLAGSIADALQT from the exons ATGGAGAAGCGAGACAAGAAGCAGGTACTATTATACCACTGTGTAGAGGCAGAAGACCTTGCTAGAAAAGTGGCTGCCCAGTCTGAATTCATTCAGCTCCAAACCATAAATTGGAG GAGTTTCGATGATGGGTTTCCGAATCTTTTCATAAATAATGCTCAAGAAATCCGAGGTCAGCACGTGGCCTTTCTAGCATCATTTAGCTCACCTGCAGTAATCTTTGAACAGCTTTCTGTCATATTTGCTCTTCCAAGGTTATTTGTTGCCTCCTTTTCGCTGGTTTTGCCTTTCTTTCCAACTGGTTCTTTTGAAAGAATGGAAGAAGAAGGGGATGTGGCCACTGCATTCACCATGGCAAGAATTTTGTCCAACATTCCTATTTCAAGGGGTGGTCCAACAAGTTTAGTCATCTATGACATACATGCTTTACAG GAAAGGTTTTACTTCGGAGATCAAGTTTTGCCTTTGTTTGAGACTGGGATTCCTTTGCTGAAACAACGGCTTCACCAACTTCCTGAGTCTGAGAAG ATTGTAATTGCATTTCCAGATGATGGCGCATGGAAAAGATTCCATAAGCAATTGGACCACTTTCCCATG GTAGTCTGTAATAAGGTACGTGAAGGTGATAAAAGAATTGTGAGGCTAAAAGAGGGAAATCCAAAAGGTTGCCATGttgtgattgttgatgactTGGTTCAATCTGGAGGTACTCTTATTGAGTGCCAG AAAGTTTTGGTCGCTAATGGTGCAGCAAAAGTAAGTGCCTATGTCACACATGGTGTTTTCCCAAAACATTCATGGGAGCGGTTTGTTCACAAGAGTGAAG ACTTGGAGAAAGCATTTGCCTACTTTTGGATCACAGATTCATGTCCCCTCACCGTGAAAGCAATTTCTGACAAAGCTCCATTCGAAGTTTTAAGTCTAGCAGGATCCATTGCTGATGCTCTTCAAACCTGA